Proteins encoded together in one Candidatus Margulisiibacteriota bacterium window:
- a CDS encoding nucleotidyl transferase AbiEii/AbiGii toxin family protein: MNSISSSLSGDIVFKGGTLLNKIHLNYHRLSEDLDFSYFGEMDLNARSNRSAAIAPLKEKMPGFLASLGLRSDQPKGEGFNSSKQYVFNVLYPSVITGKEEGIKIEISLRQKPYDQPVLNVIRHFYQDPFTGRNLIPENKILSLSLHEAVAEKLKAAITRKGPAIRDYFDLWHIAKAGFNFHQRHFVEIFTKKLKDEDYQGDFKDKFGLSEDKIDLLARQIETDLMPVIRIDEVFDLNKVFSRFNPILGAMNS, from the coding sequence TTGAACAGCATTTCTTCGTCACTTAGCGGAGACATCGTATTTAAAGGCGGCACACTTTTGAATAAGATCCATCTCAATTATCATCGGTTAAGCGAGGACCTGGATTTTAGCTATTTTGGGGAAATGGATTTGAACGCCCGTTCAAATCGGTCGGCCGCCATTGCTCCCCTCAAAGAGAAAATGCCTGGATTTTTAGCCTCTCTAGGGTTAAGGAGCGACCAGCCCAAGGGGGAAGGCTTTAATAGCTCCAAGCAGTACGTATTTAATGTCCTTTACCCTTCGGTTATAACTGGCAAGGAGGAGGGCATAAAAATTGAGATTTCTCTCAGGCAAAAGCCGTACGACCAGCCTGTTTTGAATGTGATCCGCCATTTTTACCAGGATCCTTTTACCGGCCGGAACCTGATCCCTGAAAATAAAATATTATCGCTTTCTTTACATGAAGCGGTCGCGGAAAAGCTTAAAGCCGCGATCACCAGAAAAGGCCCGGCAATACGCGATTATTTTGATCTGTGGCATATAGCAAAGGCCGGATTCAATTTCCACCAGCGTCATTTTGTGGAAATATTTACAAAGAAGCTGAAAGATGAGGATTATCAGGGCGACTTTAAAGATAAGTTTGGCTTGAGCGAAGATAAAATTGATTTACTGGCACGCCAGATCGAAACGGATCTAATGCCCGTTATAAGAATTGATGAGGTGTTTGACCTTAACAAAGTGTTTAGCCGCTTTAATCCAATCTTGGGAGCAATGAACTCGTAA
- the rsmG gene encoding 16S rRNA (guanine(527)-N(7))-methyltransferase RsmG, whose protein sequence is MNDQFDIYQNELIEWNAKFNLTAITEPDEIRKKHFEDSLLLLQVLPLTGQAVVDIGAGAGFPGIPLKIVCPGIKLTLLEATRKKVGFLDHLIKTLSLKETEAVWARAEEYAEKNREKFDLAVARAVAKLDTLCGYCLPLVKAGGIFVAYKQVEVDAEVEEAARAIAILGGRLREIRKFPARSLVLIDKIAPSPVPIPPAGGDGEEKAAVISNG, encoded by the coding sequence ATGAATGACCAATTCGACATTTACCAGAATGAACTGATCGAGTGGAATGCTAAGTTCAACCTCACCGCCATCACCGAGCCCGATGAGATAAGAAAAAAGCATTTCGAAGATTCCCTGCTTCTCCTGCAAGTTCTCCCTCTGACCGGCCAGGCCGTCGTTGATATCGGCGCGGGCGCGGGTTTTCCGGGGATACCGCTCAAGATCGTTTGCCCCGGGATAAAGCTAACACTGCTCGAAGCCACACGAAAAAAAGTCGGCTTCTTAGATCACCTGATAAAAACCTTGTCGCTTAAGGAGACCGAGGCCGTTTGGGCGCGGGCCGAAGAATACGCGGAGAAAAATCGGGAGAAGTTCGATCTCGCCGTCGCCCGGGCCGTCGCCAAACTGGATACCCTCTGCGGATACTGCCTGCCGCTGGTCAAGGCTGGCGGCATTTTTGTCGCTTACAAGCAGGTCGAAGTTGACGCGGAAGTTGAGGAGGCGGCACGCGCCATAGCGATCCTGGGTGGCCGCCTGCGAGAGATCCGGAAGTTCCCCGCCAGGTCTCTGGTTTTGATCGATAAAATAGCCCCCTCCCCCGTCCCCATACCCCCGGCGGGCGGGGATGGCGAAGAAAAGGCCGCTGTAATAAGCAACGGCTAA
- a CDS encoding U32 family peptidase — protein sequence MKICVSIKATDEIAPLVKAGADEFYCGVIPWQWRKRYKGFFLNRREDIKCNYSSYKELKVSISLARELGRPVYVTFNAPFYPQILYPELEKIIIKVLSFRPAGVIVGDPGLLLWLKEKGINANIVLSAEFGIFNLYDVKCALGLNNNIKRIVFQRYLSIPEMKDIISHHPNYDYEAFVLDERCPFAGPYCFASHDRKLGENMCQSIMDAKPQILFAQRKPISYFNKVYENICLYYKRENFNSLFNIKGIELNEEDWPVNCGLCHLKALKKAGIKYLKIAGRARSLRFRVRMVEIAKKTASGQYNKDEIKELFVKHYRGSFKENCKYKHLCYY from the coding sequence ATGAAAATCTGTGTAAGCATAAAGGCAACAGATGAAATTGCCCCTCTGGTTAAGGCGGGAGCCGATGAATTCTACTGCGGTGTAATCCCCTGGCAATGGCGAAAAAGGTATAAAGGTTTCTTTCTCAATCGCCGGGAAGATATAAAATGTAATTATTCGAGCTATAAAGAATTAAAGGTGAGCATATCACTGGCGCGTGAATTAGGGCGGCCGGTTTACGTCACTTTTAATGCGCCTTTTTATCCCCAAATATTATATCCTGAACTTGAGAAAATAATCATAAAAGTATTGTCTTTTAGACCGGCCGGAGTGATTGTTGGGGATCCCGGGTTGTTACTCTGGCTAAAAGAAAAAGGGATCAACGCAAATATTGTGTTAAGCGCGGAATTCGGGATATTTAATTTATACGATGTAAAATGCGCCTTGGGCTTAAACAATAACATTAAAAGGATCGTCTTCCAAAGATATCTGAGCATACCGGAGATGAAGGACATTATTTCTCATCATCCTAATTATGATTATGAGGCGTTCGTTCTTGATGAAAGATGCCCTTTTGCCGGGCCCTATTGTTTTGCTTCCCACGATAGAAAGTTGGGAGAAAATATGTGCCAGAGCATTATGGACGCCAAACCGCAGATATTATTTGCCCAGAGGAAACCGATCTCATATTTTAATAAAGTATACGAGAATATATGCCTATATTATAAAAGAGAGAACTTTAATTCGTTGTTTAATATTAAAGGCATTGAACTAAATGAAGAAGATTGGCCGGTTAATTGCGGCTTATGTCACTTGAAGGCCCTAAAAAAAGCCGGGATTAAATACTTAAAAATTGCAGGCAGGGCGCGTTCATTACGATTCAGGGTTAGGATGGTTGAGATAGCGAAAAAAACGGCCAGTGGTCAATACAACAAGGACGAAATAAAGGAATTGTTCGTAAAGCATTATAGGGGATCGTTCAAAGAAAACTGTAAATACAAGCACTTATGCTATTATTAA
- a CDS encoding POTRA domain-containing protein, translated as MRKLLIFGLLLSLIPAAWGANDVVTVAPTITDLLITGNKVVSEKEIINVVFARIGDTLSQEKVKGDLKAIYALGYFADVIPSFESSAGGTKLTYRVVENPVIRGLAFDGITVYPTAEILAQLETKPGQILNFKKMQGDIEKINAKYKKDGYMLARVVDVETDKKTSILTFKVTEGFVESITLDGNEQTQDYVILRELKTKPGTVLNEETLKKDLRRVFNLGFFSEVTPNFEAGTAKDRVVLQLKIKETRSSTINFGGGFGEREGWFGFVDLSINNLFGSAQGVLIRGQSGQQMSTYQFKYYNPWFWQDKLGDHAAFTFRRWLTIGRDILLTTQDGVYNGFDFSIGKPLRDNYNITWTLGSENVSPYNTSSFEAYRSDTIGMTLAFDTRDFWLNPKEGRYYTLDLKQGWKSSSSNSSFSKLGVDFNHYYPVFDNQVAAFHFGVGGGFGDVPIGELYWAGGANTVRGYYPSEAQTGVRKVIANAEYRLNFSDLFQGVFFYDWGHAWNEGKLNTDDFLSGWGPGIRISTPLGPIRLDYGVAGGKTFSEGIMHFSIGQAF; from the coding sequence ATGCGTAAATTATTAATTTTTGGTCTCCTGTTGAGCTTGATCCCGGCCGCCTGGGGAGCGAACGATGTGGTCACTGTCGCCCCGACGATCACCGACCTGCTAATCACCGGTAACAAAGTGGTCAGCGAAAAAGAGATCATCAACGTGGTCTTTGCCCGGATCGGGGATACCCTTTCCCAGGAAAAGGTCAAAGGAGACCTCAAGGCGATCTACGCGCTCGGCTACTTTGCCGATGTCATCCCTTCTTTTGAGTCCTCGGCCGGCGGCACTAAATTGACCTACCGGGTGGTTGAAAACCCGGTCATCCGGGGTCTCGCCTTCGACGGGATCACGGTTTACCCGACCGCCGAAATCCTGGCCCAGCTCGAGACCAAACCGGGCCAGATCCTTAACTTCAAGAAAATGCAGGGCGACATTGAAAAGATCAACGCCAAATACAAAAAAGACGGTTATATGCTGGCCCGGGTGGTTGATGTTGAGACCGATAAAAAGACCAGTATCCTGACCTTCAAGGTGACCGAGGGGTTCGTCGAGTCGATCACCCTCGACGGGAACGAACAGACGCAGGATTACGTCATCCTGCGCGAACTAAAGACCAAGCCCGGCACCGTGCTCAACGAGGAAACACTGAAAAAAGACCTGCGCCGGGTCTTCAATCTCGGCTTCTTTTCCGAAGTGACCCCTAATTTCGAGGCCGGCACGGCCAAGGACCGGGTCGTCCTCCAGTTGAAGATCAAAGAGACCCGCTCCAGCACGATCAACTTTGGCGGCGGCTTCGGCGAACGCGAGGGGTGGTTCGGTTTTGTCGACCTGTCGATCAACAACCTCTTCGGCTCCGCCCAGGGAGTGTTGATCAGGGGACAGAGCGGCCAGCAGATGTCGACCTACCAATTCAAGTATTACAATCCCTGGTTCTGGCAGGACAAACTGGGCGACCATGCCGCCTTCACCTTCCGGCGCTGGCTGACGATCGGCCGGGACATCCTCCTGACCACGCAGGACGGGGTCTACAACGGCTTTGATTTCTCGATCGGTAAGCCGCTGCGCGATAATTACAATATCACCTGGACGCTCGGCAGCGAGAATGTTTCGCCCTACAACACCTCCTCTTTTGAGGCTTATCGTTCCGATACGATCGGGATGACCCTCGCCTTCGACACCCGCGACTTTTGGCTTAACCCGAAGGAAGGGCGCTACTACACGCTCGACCTGAAACAGGGGTGGAAAAGCTCCAGTTCTAATTCGAGCTTCTCCAAGCTTGGCGTCGACTTCAACCACTACTATCCGGTCTTTGACAACCAAGTGGCCGCCTTCCATTTTGGGGTCGGCGGCGGCTTTGGCGATGTGCCGATCGGCGAGCTCTACTGGGCCGGCGGGGCGAACACCGTCCGCGGCTACTATCCCTCGGAAGCCCAGACCGGGGTCAGGAAAGTGATCGCCAACGCCGAATACCGCCTTAATTTCTCCGATCTTTTCCAAGGGGTCTTTTTCTACGACTGGGGACACGCTTGGAACGAAGGCAAGCTCAATACGGACGACTTCCTCTCTGGCTGGGGGCCGGGCATCCGGATCAGCACGCCGCTCGGGCCGATCCGGCTTGATTATGGCGTGGCTGGCGGCAAGACGTTCAGTGAAGGGATCATGCACTTTAGCATCGGGCAAGCCTTCTAA
- a CDS encoding DUF86 domain-containing protein: MVKLDRDIIDVRISKVRTAAIRLCRFKNMSLEEFTGNSDNLDIAERNLEIAIEAMLDIGNHVIAVMGFEKPENYYDIFIILGKNNILQKDFAERIAPLAGLRNRIVHDYTTIDHELILKNIKEKLPDFEEFSKQILGIIS; this comes from the coding sequence ATGGTAAAACTTGACCGGGATATAATTGACGTCCGAATAAGCAAGGTCAGAACGGCGGCGATCAGGCTTTGCCGTTTTAAAAATATGAGCCTTGAAGAATTTACCGGCAATTCCGATAATCTGGATATCGCGGAGCGAAACCTGGAGATAGCTATTGAAGCCATGCTGGATATCGGGAATCACGTAATAGCGGTGATGGGGTTTGAAAAGCCCGAAAATTATTATGATATTTTCATTATTCTGGGTAAAAATAATATTCTGCAAAAAGATTTCGCGGAAAGAATCGCTCCACTGGCCGGATTGAGGAATCGGATTGTTCATGATTATACAACAATCGACCACGAGCTGATATTGAAGAACATCAAAGAAAAACTTCCTGATTTTGAAGAATTTTCCAAACAAATATTAGGTATAATATCTTAA
- a CDS encoding radical SAM protein: MKNIYIYISGACNLRCHYCFARRNHSNRQIMTTATAEATVDWFIKWLGREKEGHICFFGGEPLLNWAGLTFAVDYARQQARRLKKKISFSVTTNGTLFTREKAAFLRKHGFGILVSVDSHRPALQTRLRPACDGEDSFRPVVEGLKLFKKPAKILLRATLNSQNTDLVGYIKYFSKFPAVGDFAFVEEYPGGGAARQRRAVEAYKQAWDKYLAYIFKNWEKGNIIDPRALLGAARACRLIGKRAVPKYCCGAGENNLAVAANGDIYFCQNFVGLPKFRLGNVARGIDREKQRRWQRAATFANRKGCQKCGAKTVCQGECHYINYAATGRIDRPDSLSCEIQKYRLGLGQKLIDKIDELIAA; encoded by the coding sequence TTGAAAAACATATATATTTACATTTCCGGAGCGTGTAATCTGCGCTGTCATTATTGTTTCGCGAGGCGCAACCATTCCAACCGGCAAATAATGACTACTGCCACAGCCGAAGCGACCGTGGATTGGTTTATCAAGTGGCTGGGGAGGGAAAAGGAAGGACATATTTGCTTTTTTGGTGGGGAGCCGCTTTTAAACTGGGCCGGCCTAACCTTTGCGGTCGATTACGCGCGACAGCAAGCCCGTCGCCTTAAAAAGAAAATAAGCTTTTCGGTCACCACCAACGGCACGCTCTTTACCAGAGAAAAAGCGGCTTTTCTAAGAAAACACGGTTTCGGCATCCTGGTCAGCGTCGACAGTCACCGGCCGGCGCTCCAGACCCGCCTGCGTCCCGCTTGCGACGGCGAGGACTCTTTTCGACCAGTGGTCGAGGGGCTCAAACTCTTTAAAAAACCGGCCAAGATACTGCTCCGCGCCACCTTAAACTCCCAGAACACCGATCTGGTCGGTTACATTAAGTATTTTTCAAAATTTCCAGCCGTTGGTGATTTTGCTTTTGTGGAAGAATATCCCGGGGGAGGAGCGGCCAGACAGCGCAGAGCGGTCGAGGCCTACAAGCAGGCTTGGGACAAATATTTGGCTTATATCTTCAAGAACTGGGAAAAGGGCAATATTATTGATCCCCGCGCTCTCCTGGGAGCGGCACGGGCGTGCCGGTTAATCGGCAAGAGAGCGGTCCCCAAATATTGTTGCGGGGCGGGGGAAAACAACCTGGCGGTCGCCGCAAACGGTGATATTTATTTCTGCCAGAACTTTGTCGGCCTGCCTAAATTCCGGCTGGGCAATGTGGCGCGGGGGATCGACCGGGAAAAGCAGAGGCGATGGCAGCGGGCGGCCACTTTTGCCAACCGAAAGGGTTGCCAGAAATGCGGCGCGAAAACTGTCTGCCAGGGAGAGTGCCATTACATCAATTACGCCGCGACCGGCCGGATCGATCGGCCGGACAGCTTAAGTTGTGAAATACAAAAATACCGGCTCGGCCTCGGCCAAAAGCTCATCGATAAGATCGACGAGCTGATCGCGGCTTAG
- a CDS encoding aminopeptidase, translated as MSGLIKGAQIALKERYNLRAGQKVLVFHDLPKKKIGAAFVEAARNLGAEVKVFQIGKERFAGDTQERLAAALSGHSFALIINVLKSLVEETPDRVNLGKMETGPDTVIAHCPEIEEAMLKIKINFGEMIDNARKLLENLKAASEVHIKTALGTDVKIDIRGREFHDDIIPRTSGITNFPCGELFCAPVESGTNGTVIADASTTSLGILPQPLKLEINGGRLTSLQWLNAPARNNRLLAKLRASLSQDDEAGLTGELGIGLASYPICGNMLQDEKVAGTIHIAFGFNRNFGGRNNSKSHFDFLVRDPELTVYYPDRPPQTIMRAGKLLI; from the coding sequence ATGAGTGGGCTGATAAAAGGCGCTCAGATTGCTTTAAAAGAACGTTATAACCTTCGTGCCGGGCAAAAGGTACTTGTTTTTCACGATCTTCCCAAAAAAAAGATCGGCGCGGCTTTTGTCGAGGCCGCGCGGAATCTGGGGGCCGAAGTTAAAGTTTTTCAGATTGGAAAAGAACGTTTTGCCGGCGATACTCAAGAAAGGCTGGCGGCCGCGCTGTCCGGTCATAGCTTTGCTCTCATTATTAATGTTTTAAAATCGTTGGTAGAAGAAACGCCGGACCGAGTTAACTTGGGTAAAATGGAAACGGGGCCCGACACGGTAATTGCTCATTGCCCTGAAATTGAAGAAGCTATGCTGAAAATTAAAATAAATTTCGGAGAAATGATTGATAATGCCAGAAAACTTTTAGAAAATCTCAAAGCCGCGTCCGAAGTTCATATCAAAACAGCGCTTGGAACTGATGTTAAAATCGACATTCGTGGACGAGAATTTCATGATGATATCATCCCAAGAACCAGCGGTATTACCAATTTCCCCTGCGGGGAACTTTTCTGCGCGCCTGTTGAATCTGGAACAAATGGAACTGTGATCGCAGACGCCTCAACCACAAGCCTGGGCATTCTTCCCCAACCGCTAAAACTCGAAATAAACGGGGGGAGATTAACAAGTTTGCAATGGCTTAATGCGCCAGCCAGAAACAACCGTCTGCTGGCAAAACTCCGGGCCTCTCTCTCTCAAGATGATGAGGCTGGCCTAACCGGAGAATTAGGGATCGGTTTAGCCTCTTATCCGATTTGTGGAAATATGCTGCAAGATGAAAAAGTTGCGGGCACAATCCATATTGCTTTTGGATTCAATCGTAATTTCGGCGGCCGGAATAATTCCAAATCTCATTTTGACTTTTTGGTCAGGGATCCGGAATTAACTGTCTATTATCCCGATCGGCCCCCGCAAACCATCATGCGCGCAGGCAAATTGCTCATTTAA
- a CDS encoding type IV toxin-antitoxin system AbiEi family antitoxin yields the protein MSQKRYKGLSKDELYLISRAEYEKQKLLTGEYAKKVFGGPKKAANILDKLKRKGRLVQIERGKYFIVPIKSPNQLWSPNEFVTAKYWMGDTPYYLGYFSMYNYWGFTEQVPQTVFVLNTGKSRTKVIGEIRYKAVKIGTNKYYGTAKIKIDEEDICISDKERTLVDFIYNPVGSFENIKKVLKDNIKQININKFIGYLVRFPMVAVRKRAGYLLAELKIPDLYLGRLKKHLGGSATFVVLDPARPRSGKMNKDWGIIVNR from the coding sequence ATGAGCCAAAAAAGATATAAGGGATTATCGAAAGACGAACTTTATTTGATCTCAAGGGCTGAATATGAGAAACAAAAGCTCTTAACGGGTGAATATGCCAAAAAGGTGTTTGGCGGGCCTAAAAAAGCGGCCAATATATTGGATAAGTTAAAAAGGAAAGGCCGCCTCGTCCAAATTGAAAGAGGGAAATATTTCATTGTCCCGATAAAATCGCCCAATCAGCTCTGGTCGCCCAACGAGTTCGTAACCGCCAAATATTGGATGGGGGATACCCCTTATTATCTGGGTTATTTCAGTATGTATAATTACTGGGGTTTTACCGAGCAGGTCCCGCAAACCGTGTTTGTTTTAAATACGGGAAAATCCAGGACAAAAGTAATCGGGGAAATTAGGTATAAAGCGGTAAAAATTGGAACAAACAAATATTATGGGACAGCCAAGATCAAGATCGATGAGGAAGATATCTGCATCAGTGATAAAGAACGGACTTTGGTGGATTTTATTTACAACCCGGTAGGTTCGTTCGAAAATATTAAAAAAGTCTTGAAGGATAATATAAAACAAATAAATATAAACAAGTTTATCGGCTACCTGGTTCGTTTTCCCATGGTTGCCGTTAGGAAAAGGGCCGGGTACTTATTGGCTGAGTTGAAAATACCGGATTTGTACCTGGGCCGGCTTAAAAAGCATCTTGGCGGATCAGCTACTTTTGTGGTGCTTGACCCCGCCCGGCCGCGTTCCGGCAAAATGAACAAGGATTGGGGCATTATTGTTAATCGATAA
- a CDS encoding radical SAM protein, which yields MIKLINFILSRIRYIVDLEDKNGNSISQRNVLAKLNIRQNIIYQPDHSYVLSDPRIIFIKRIIQIMLVQIALNRSRAKLPFAFKLRVLKDWLIKTSPDAFLAQFSWHCNADCVFCYQKGTPSFIKTKRKNSFQEMETRLKYFNPQESLGLVAGETYENDEILTNPNIIKGLKSLREKGCSKILEILTNGTPLTHEMIDKLACFHPLKISISLNSADINRRKQLMNDSRPGTAIASLPLLKQHKIPFTVNIVAWPGLPLSDIKKTIRYAERNDAYAVKICAPGFSKYFSNKQLFKTKELWRRLAKWINVYRKNLSVPLYFSPNLFVENLPGSGYLTKPYILGVVKNSPAYQAGLKTGDILLEIDKISINNREEALANLLKKESVSIKIMRGGKILSFLIKYGKHKYPYLPFMKQAYGDMIDPFGIMLPQGLKTDDVLDVYRYSAVYKAKNVLLITSRMVRPTLRLLIKQHYNGRINVFLLVPKNRFFGGSIIMGDLLVVNDFIFAIRSWLRKHKKRPDLILIPNSPFSAWGRDLIGDNKLKIEREIGIPVEFIYNSPIFRWNLHDYAPAQPQLMPDHFHIHFYLV from the coding sequence ATGATCAAGTTAATTAATTTTATTTTATCGCGCATTCGATATATAGTTGACCTTGAAGATAAAAACGGCAATTCTATATCACAACGAAACGTTCTGGCCAAATTAAACATTCGGCAAAACATTATATATCAACCCGATCATTCTTATGTTTTATCCGACCCAAGAATTATTTTTATAAAGCGTATTATTCAAATAATGCTTGTGCAGATTGCGCTCAATCGTTCCCGGGCTAAATTGCCATTTGCGTTTAAATTACGCGTCTTAAAAGATTGGCTTATAAAAACAAGCCCGGATGCTTTTTTGGCGCAATTTTCCTGGCACTGCAATGCCGATTGTGTATTTTGCTATCAAAAAGGAACCCCTTCTTTTATCAAAACAAAAAGGAAAAACTCTTTTCAAGAAATGGAAACACGCCTCAAATATTTTAACCCACAAGAGTCACTCGGGTTAGTTGCCGGTGAAACATATGAGAACGATGAGATTCTAACAAATCCCAATATTATAAAAGGGTTGAAGAGCTTAAGAGAAAAGGGCTGTTCCAAAATCTTGGAGATACTTACCAACGGCACCCCCCTGACCCATGAAATGATCGACAAACTTGCCTGTTTCCACCCTTTAAAAATATCGATTTCATTAAATAGTGCCGATATAAACCGCCGGAAACAATTAATGAACGATTCTCGCCCGGGGACAGCAATTGCCAGTCTGCCTTTATTAAAACAACATAAAATCCCATTCACCGTGAACATTGTTGCCTGGCCCGGTCTTCCCTTATCCGATATTAAGAAAACGATCCGCTACGCGGAAAGAAATGATGCCTATGCAGTCAAAATCTGTGCTCCAGGTTTCAGTAAATATTTTTCGAACAAACAATTATTCAAAACAAAAGAGTTATGGAGAAGATTGGCAAAATGGATAAATGTATACCGGAAGAATCTGTCAGTGCCGCTATATTTTTCGCCAAATCTATTTGTCGAGAATCTGCCGGGAAGCGGTTATTTAACAAAACCCTATATTCTTGGAGTCGTAAAAAATTCTCCTGCCTATCAGGCCGGCTTGAAAACCGGCGATATATTATTGGAAATAGATAAAATAAGCATAAATAACAGGGAAGAGGCACTGGCTAACTTATTAAAAAAGGAATCGGTTAGCATTAAGATAATGCGCGGCGGCAAAATACTTTCCTTTCTGATTAAATACGGAAAGCACAAATACCCCTATTTACCATTCATGAAGCAGGCCTACGGCGATATGATAGATCCGTTTGGGATAATGCTGCCTCAAGGCTTGAAAACTGATGATGTTTTGGATGTCTATAGATATAGCGCCGTTTACAAGGCAAAGAATGTTTTGCTAATAACATCCCGAATGGTCAGGCCGACATTAAGGCTTCTTATAAAACAACATTATAATGGAAGAATAAACGTTTTTCTTCTTGTCCCAAAGAATCGATTTTTTGGGGGCAGTATCATTATGGGAGACTTGCTCGTCGTCAATGATTTTATTTTTGCTATTAGAAGCTGGCTAAGAAAACATAAAAAAAGGCCGGATTTGATACTGATCCCTAATTCTCCTTTTTCCGCTTGGGGGCGTGATTTAATAGGCGATAATAAATTAAAAATAGAGCGGGAAATCGGCATCCCGGTTGAGTTTATTTACAATTCGCCCATTTTTAGATGGAATCTTCATGATTACGCGCCTGCTCAACCACAGCTCATGCCTGATCATTTCCATATTCATTTTTATTTAGTATGA
- a CDS encoding nucleotidyltransferase domain-containing protein, with protein MRKIKLINEPGALKPDELRPAFGRLCEEKKIELLYLFGGAARGSSGRLSDIDLAYYSRQEAELLDLQNSLADLLKRDDIDLVNLKSANPLISYQVIKNGKLLFCSNEALKVQLEYMIVNKYLNTIHLRNEFHKSFTKAVQGGDFYGKT; from the coding sequence GTGAGAAAAATCAAGTTAATAAATGAGCCCGGAGCGCTTAAGCCCGATGAATTGCGGCCCGCGTTCGGCCGGCTCTGTGAAGAAAAAAAGATCGAGCTATTATATCTTTTTGGCGGAGCGGCCAGAGGATCGTCCGGCCGGTTAAGCGACATTGACCTGGCTTATTATTCAAGACAGGAAGCCGAGCTTTTGGATTTGCAGAACAGCCTGGCCGATCTGCTCAAACGAGATGATATTGATCTGGTCAACCTGAAGTCGGCCAACCCGCTGATTTCTTACCAGGTTATCAAAAATGGAAAGCTGCTTTTTTGTTCGAATGAGGCGCTCAAGGTCCAGTTGGAATACATGATCGTTAATAAATACTTAAACACAATTCATTTAAGGAATGAGTTTCACAAGAGTTTCACCAAAGCCGTTCAGGGAGGCGATTTTTATGGTAAAACTTGA
- a CDS encoding class I SAM-dependent methyltransferase: MRNTCSRCETNIYRIAYENNSQRRLNGFGWDYSASKSVVDIIRANNLSDRAKDKRALDLGCGDGRHIDYLRRLGFKVFGIDSCKEAIRLCRDRFRDDANVSLKLADLTVRDSISALGLFDLILDWSVLDHIRKKHQKAYLNNAFNALKHGGFFILSEFDRSYPGLFKGKNYRAKNGSYSCAFTINDLIKLLKPLELVDFKEGALEDEINNYRFNTVLMSIHNASYLSTNDQVN; encoded by the coding sequence ATGAGAAATACTTGCTCGAGATGTGAAACAAATATATATCGAATCGCTTATGAAAACAACTCGCAAAGGCGGCTTAATGGATTCGGCTGGGATTATTCCGCAAGTAAAAGTGTGGTGGATATTATAAGGGCCAATAACTTATCCGATCGCGCCAAGGATAAAAGGGCGTTGGATCTTGGCTGCGGAGATGGGAGGCACATAGACTATCTTCGGAGATTAGGGTTTAAAGTCTTTGGGATTGACTCCTGCAAAGAAGCTATTAGATTATGCAGGGATAGATTTCGGGACGATGCTAACGTAAGTCTTAAATTGGCTGATCTAACCGTCAGGGATTCGATTTCTGCGCTTGGCCTGTTTGATCTTATTCTTGACTGGAGCGTGCTCGACCATATAAGGAAAAAGCATCAGAAAGCTTACCTAAACAACGCATTTAATGCATTAAAGCATGGCGGATTTTTTATCCTGTCCGAATTCGACCGGTCTTACCCGGGCTTATTCAAAGGGAAAAACTATCGGGCCAAGAACGGCAGCTATTCATGCGCCTTTACAATAAATGATCTCATTAAATTATTAAAACCTTTAGAGCTTGTCGATTTTAAAGAAGGGGCGCTTGAAGATGAAATAAATAATTATCGATTCAATACTGTTTTAATGAGTATTCATAACGCTTCTTATTTATCTACAAATGATCAAGTTAATTAA